Within the Dolichospermum compactum NIES-806 genome, the region AAAATCCCCTATCCAAATAGAGTTTTTTTACATTTATTTTTAGGGATTCAAGTTCTGCTAATAAATAAGTAATTAAAGCCACACTAGTATTTAATTGGCGAACACCTCTTATTGCTAGAGTTACACGCTTATTATTACTAATAACATATAAAGTGGCATAGGCATAAAATGGTAACCGCTCAATAATCCGGGGTAAATCCTTCCATGACAAGCCTCAAATGGCGTAAAATCGTCCCCGAATGGGTAGTCCGCCCCCATTTATTGAGCGGATACATAAAATGAATTAGTACCAGATTTAGCTTCACTTCGATATATGTAGGGTAATTCTGACGATGTTGGTTGACCATAATAACAAATTAAATTTAAATCAATCGCTATTTTTAAACACCGTTTTTTTAATCCTAAAGGAATTCGACTTTTTAATGCTTGATTGATTTGCCCTTCTAATTCCTCAAAATTGTTAATTTTATTGAGATGATATCTAATATCATTAGCTGTCGGAATATTTTTTAACAATTTAGCAGTGTTTTCAATACTATCTCCACTGCTGGCTGCTTTAACCAGAATCTCGAATAAAGTTTGTTGGTTACAGGCTCCTTGAGTTTCAATGGAAAAATTTTCTACTAAACACTGAATAACCTCATCAAGAGTTTCTGAGTCGGTTAAAACGAGTTCTTCTGTAGACTCGCCCCGCGTGGCTTTTGTTAGAGATGAAACAGTCAATTTTTTCAGCCAATATGCTACACACTACTTTCATCATTTCATATTTTGATCCAGTGCAAATTATGATAACTATTTCTTATATATTTGGTATTCTATAGTACATGAGTATCTGTCGTATTTTGTTAGTGATGCCTGCTGCGTCTGTAGCAATAGCGTCAGCACTCCGTAAAAATCACTCTTTGGGAAAAACTTTTTGGTTTACTGATGATTGCAGTAAGCTTTCCTGTCAATGCGTAAGTCCTAACTATCCTCCTTAATTTCATGAATACAGTACTTTTCTAGTGAATAAGACTCACGATTTACAATAATAGGTTCATCGGTAGGCTTACCTAACCATTCATTTGTGTAATCCAAAATTTTGGCTAGGCTTTGTTGACGGCTATCTTCTATTGCTCTTTTACCAGCTTCAAATAATTCTTCACTATTCCATACATCAAAAACAATTGTACGTTTGATAGAATTATTACCATAAAAGTAATTTACTTTTACAAAAATGCTAAAATACTTAGAGTCCATGTTTTCATTATTCTCCTTTGTTTCTATTATATTCCATGACTGTATATCCCATGACTGAACATCAAAATTAGGAGCATCTAAAACCTCTTTAGAAAAACAGTTTAATTTTTTCATCTCGTTAACATTATTTTCTTTCCATGCTTTTAAATATTTATTGGCACTTCTTTCGGGTGTATCTGCAAGAAAAACTTTAAATAAACTAAACCCTATTATTCCAACTAAACACAGAAAAAAAATACCTAATGTAATTTGAATTTTTGAGAATTTATAATTATCTAAGAACTTCATTTTTAACCTCCTGAAACAATACGCTAATATAATTCAGCAATTAACATCTCGATTAATTTTCAGGGGTAGGTACTACCCCCTATCGCTTTTTATAACAGAAATTAAGCTGATTTTGAACAGCAATTCTCATTTTGAAACGAGTTTCCGCCATTTCAGCAAACCCCGAATTTGTTAAGAATTGTAAAACCCTATGAATGTAAGGGTTTAAATGTCATGCCTTAAAATGAGAATTGCTGCTAGACCGGGGCGCACCTATCCATCTGGTTAGTTGTTTAGAACACGCTTCCGTTGCTACTACCAGCCGCTATTTACACGCTAAACCATCAGATTGTAGTAGTTTATATTTAGGTTGATTAATTGGTAATGGTTTGGGAAGATGAAAAAAGTGCCTAACCTATTACACCATTTTAATACGATTATGTCAGAATTTGTTTACTTAGTAAGAAGCGGCGACACTACTAGATATAAAATTGGAATGAGTGATAATCTTGCTCGTCGTTTACAACAGCTAAACGGTAAACAATCTCCTTATGAAGTTTTCGTAGTCTCCAGTATAGAAGTCATTAACGCTCTACCAATAGAAAAAACACTACATCATAAATATAAAGACTATAGACGTAAGGGAGAGTGGTTTGAACTAACTGATGAACAAGTAGAAAATGTTATACAAGACATGAATTTTCTTCAATTTAATGAGCAAATTTTATATAAAACTGATTATAGCGATACGCCTATCAAACTAGCAGACGTAGACCTAATAGAAAACAAGTTAGAGGTAGACTTAAAAGAAGAAAATAACAAAGATAATTTATTTTTAGATAAATTATCTTTAAATAAGGGGTTTAAATTAGTTCAACTTGCTTTACTTAAAGGTTTTATCAGGGTAAATGACTTTTTAGATTTTGGAATTAAATTTTTCCTTGAAGACGATTATGAATTGGCACTTATATGTTTTGACGTAATAATTGCGTATAAAACTGACAAGATAGGAGTTGCTTATTTCTGGAAAGCAGAAACTCTTTTTCGTAAACTGAAGATACAGTCAAGAAAAGAATCTAATGATCAATGTGATACTGATAGTGAGTATCAACAAGACATAAAACTTATTCAAGATTGTTATATAAACGCATTAGCCATATTTGACTATATTTCGTCTACTATACCCAGTCTCAAAAATTGGTTGAACTTAGCTCGTCTTTATCATGCTTATTCTTTATTTCTTACTGATTACATGGACGACTCTTCAGGTCTATTTTCTGATGCAATATATATATACAACAAATTGAATTGTATAAACACTCGTAACATTGTTGTGCGTGACGCAAATACAAGAACTGAAAACGCGGAATATAATGCTACCCAAATATATTATCCTGATATAGAAGATTAATTTCAATCACAACTTGTACCATCGTTGTCTCTATTAACAACCTGACAAAGTTTTTGTCCACCAAGTCACTGGACAAAGTAAAATTGTCAAGTATGGAACTGGACAAACCAAGATGGACAGTCAAGACACAGAACTGATTAAAATCGCCACTCTACAAGGAAGATACGGTTTAGAGTCACGTCAAGCGGTATATGACAGAATCAACGGACTGGACATAAAACCAGTAGAACGGGGTAAAATATCCCCACAGCAGTTAGACCTACTGGACAAACTAGACAAGCATATCAGGGAAGGGGGAGCGATCGCTAATTTCCCTATTCACCCTGAAGTAGAAGTACCAGCGCTGGAAAAACTGGACAATCAACTAGACATACTGGACAACCAACTAGACAACAGCGAAAACCTTACCGCTATTACTGTTATGGCTGGTTTAGTTGAGAAAATGATGGGGTATATCGGGAATCAGCGAACTGCTTGCAGCAGCGCTTCGCTATCGCATCTAGCAGAATATGAGGAATTAGAAAAAGCAGTTACTCATCAGTGGATATTGAGTACAGCTAAGGTAAAAGAATTAATTGGTGTTACCCCAAGGGTAGGTAAGGATGAAATGACCTTTGTATGGGGTAGCTTTACCTTCACCAAAGCAGGGAAGCTGGGTAATCAGATGGGATGGTTGGTTAGTAAAAGTTAGTTTTCAAACTCAAAAACTATTCGGAAACATTACTTTAATTTCTTTGCAATATTACACTAATCTTGATTCAATTCCACCTGTGTTTATTCTGGTTAAAACTTGGTAGCATTTAAACACAAAAAATACTGTTATACTAAACAGCTAGGGGTTAATGTATAAATATTGTCAATTTATCTTCTCTAATGGGTAAAAATTTTAATACTGTACCAGAGGTTAACTGCTGGAGAAACTTTACACTTGATGGTAACATATTTGACTTATCACATCTTAATTCGCATTCAGTTACATATTTAGATGTGGATAAACAAAAAGAATACACTTTTTTAATAACTTATAGTTCACACTGTTTTACAAGTAAAATACCTGATGTAATTTCTAATCAAGAATTACAGTCAATATATAAGACACCAACTGAATCAAGGCTTTTTAGTATTGAAAGATATCATCTTTCAAAGCATCTACCCAACATTATTAAAACACTAGGTGAGAAAACAACACTAACTTTTCATGCTGGTTATAAAAATTATGCAACATTTAAAGTTTTAGATTCCAATGGTTACGAAGTTAATTATTTTATTCCTTTTTCAGCCTTTAGAGAGAAGAAAAAACTTAGGTTACACATAACAAGTGCTTATCCTAAGCTAGATTTAGGAAAAACACAAAAAGTAAATTTTTTTGCTATAGCTAACAATCTATTAACTGGCAAGAAACTACCACAGCCACATATAACAAAGACCCCTTAAGGAGTCTTCGCCAAAAAATATTTTTTTGGTATTCAGAACGTCTTTACCGGGATTGCCACGACCATACAGGTAACGGGATGTCGTGCATTAAGCACGTCTGCTGCATCCTTTTCTTACAACTATAGTATAGAAGTTATTGTTAGCTTAGTCAAGATCCAAAAGTTAAAGCTCAATTTACCCTTCCCACAACCTATTAGTTATTTTAAACCGTGCATAAAAATATGCTTATATATACAATTAATCATATCTAATCATGTTTAGTTTGCACCCGTATTGATTCAGGAGTAGAGAGGTCGTTAAATGAGCGTTTAACAACTTGACCCACAGGTGACAGCATTGATAACGCCGAAACAGCGCCTAATACCTGCTCATCACTCACTTCTAAATACCTTTGCAACTGTTCTAAATTCCTATGCCCGTGCCTGTTGATTTTCATAAGTCACTATAGACCCTTGTGATCTACAGCTTACAACTACAGGGGACGGGTTAGCAGGTTTATTTCATTATCCTTACTCGCATCTCCTATGTAGTATTTTTACAACTTGTTATACTACATTAAATTTCAGCATCAAAATATACCCAAAATCTTATGATTTCTTAGGGTGTGGCGTGGGAAAATTCGCCACCGCCGCGTCCTAGTTTTGCCCCAATTTTGTCCGACAGCGATCGCCTCAAATCCCCCTACAATAACTGCTTTGGTAAAGTTACAAGGCAATGCGATCGCTGTATTTTCCCGCCTACCTACAGTAAAGGTTTCAGCTTATCTTGCCCCTGGTGACAGCTTCGCTATATCTACCCCAATGAATGGAGATCCACGAAAACCAGAAATTGCAGCAGCCCAATCATACTTTGCAATCAAAACCCGTGAAGCTGAAGTTGTCAAAGGTCATGCTATGCCATCCCTAGAATATATTCGGCTGTGCCACCGCCGATAGTTTGTATCTGCGATCCGTTCTTGGTAGTGTACTCTACTTCGCAGTGATGTAAGTATCCTTGCTGGTATTCTATTTCCGTAATCGTGGCGGTTACTTTCCAATTCTTTTGGGCGTGTTCATAGGTTGGGTAGCAGGTGATTCTGTCCCCTGGGTTATAGGTGGGAGTACCCGCACCACTCAAACCCTGATTACGGCTAGACTCCGCACCACCCGCACCACTTTAAATCTGATAAATTAGAAGATGAAATTGCGATCGCTTGGGGTGATGCAAAAGCCTATTGGGCATCTTTTCAACGTCAATTAAATAAGCTGGATGCGGAAGATACTGCCACCAGTATCACCCGTGAAATGGCTGTGCTGCTGTTAAAAAGTCTGGGATATACCCTCGTATATACCGCTAAAGCTGAAGTGGTAGAAGGGCAAACCTACGGCATTTCCCACCGCGCTGTATCACCATCCGACTCTTCAATTCCGAATTACCAATTACGAATTACGAATTACGAATTACCAATTACGAATTATCCCCCCATTCATATTCAGTAAACCAAAAAGTTTTTTCCTGAAGGGAGATCGCCAAATACTGTGTAGTATAAAATACTTTTTTATTCTCGATACTCTAATCAGCAGACATAGTATAGATAATAATTACTTATGATTAGCTGGTTAATAATTTCTTGACGCTAACCGGATGGAATATAAATGCTTTCAACGACTTGATATTTCCTCTGTAGGGCTTGAGATAAAAAGGCTAACATCTGTTTGAGTGTAAAAAGTGTGCGAT harbors:
- a CDS encoding GIY-YIG nuclease family protein; this encodes MSEFVYLVRSGDTTRYKIGMSDNLARRLQQLNGKQSPYEVFVVSSIEVINALPIEKTLHHKYKDYRRKGEWFELTDEQVENVIQDMNFLQFNEQILYKTDYSDTPIKLADVDLIENKLEVDLKEENNKDNLFLDKLSLNKGFKLVQLALLKGFIRVNDFLDFGIKFFLEDDYELALICFDVIIAYKTDKIGVAYFWKAETLFRKLKIQSRKESNDQCDTDSEYQQDIKLIQDCYINALAIFDYISSTIPSLKNWLNLARLYHAYSLFLTDYMDDSSGLFSDAIYIYNKLNCINTRNIVVRDANTRTENAEYNATQIYYPDIED
- a CDS encoding heat-shock protein, whose protein sequence is MGKNFNTVPEVNCWRNFTLDGNIFDLSHLNSHSVTYLDVDKQKEYTFLITYSSHCFTSKIPDVISNQELQSIYKTPTESRLFSIERYHLSKHLPNIIKTLGEKTTLTFHAGYKNYATFKVLDSNGYEVNYFIPFSAFREKKKLRLHITSAYPKLDLGKTQKVNFFAIANNLLTGKKLPQPHITKTP